The Myotis daubentonii chromosome 9, mMyoDau2.1, whole genome shotgun sequence genome has a segment encoding these proteins:
- the LOC132242264 gene encoding olfactory receptor 5G9-like: MTPGELALASGNYTPVTQFILLGFSKYPDLQELLFGAYLLIYAMTVVGNLGMMALILTDSRLHSPMYFFLSVLSFLDICYSSVVTPKLLVNFLASDKSISFKGCVVQLTFFVVHITAESFLLASMAYDRFMAICRPLHYSSVMTTGTCLQLVAASYALGGVNSALQTGNVFALPFCGPNQVTHYFCDIPPLLHLACADTATARVVLYILSSLVTLVPAAVILTSYSLVLVAIGRMRSAAGREKALSTCASHFLAITIFYGTVVFTYVQPHGFTSDTSDQVVSVFYTIVIPMLNPFIYSLRNKEVKDALQRKLQVDICPC; this comes from the coding sequence ATGACACCTGGAGAACTAGCCCTTGCCAGTGGCAACTACACCCCAGTTACCCAGTTCATCCTGCTGGGATTCTCCAAGTATCCAGACCTCCAGGAGCTTCTTTTTGGAGCCTACTTGCTCATCTATGCCATGACAGTGGTGGGCAACCTGGGGATGATGGCGCTCATCCTCACAGACTCCCGTCTCCATAGCCccatgtatttctttctcagtgtCCTCTCTTTCCTTGATATTTGTTACTCTTCTGTGGTCACACCCAAGCTGTTGGTCAACTTTCTGGCCTCTGATAAATCCATCTCTTTCAAGGGCTGTGTGGTCCAGCTGACCTTCTTTGTGGTACACATCACAGCTGAGAGCTTCCTGCTAGCCTCCATGGCCTATGACCGCTTCATGGCCATCTGCCGACCCCTCCATTACAGTTCTGTCATGACCACGGGGACCTGTCTCCAGCTGGTGGCTGCTTCCTATGCATTGGGTGGAGTTAACTCCGCTCTCCAGACTGGGAATGTCTTTGCCCTGCCTTTCTGTGGGCCCAACCAAGTGACACACTACTTCTGTGACATCCCACCTCTTCTCCACCTGGCGTGTGCTGACACAGCCACAGCAAGGGTGGTCCTCTACATCCTCTCTTCTCTTGTTACCCTTGTGCCTGCTGCAGTCATCCTCACCTCCTACAGCTTGGTCTTGGTGGCCATTGGGAGGATGCGCTCAgcagctgggagggagaaggccctttccacgtgtgcctcccACTTCCTGGCCATTACCATTTTCTATGGCACCGTGGTTTTCACATACGTTCAGCCTCATGGATTCACTAGTGATACCAGTGACCAAGTAGTGTCCGTCTTCTACACCATCGTAATACCCATGCTCAACCCTTTCATCTATAGCCTCCGAAACAAGGAGGTGAAGGATGCTCTGCAGAGGAAGCTCCAGGTCGACATCTGTCCCTGCTGA